tgcgattaactgttcattttgtagcttttaagagcttttatcacatttccacatattttgcacctacaacacagcagagtaagacatggtgaatcttttgataccaaataaccgtaatgtgaattttgttgcaagtcaacctttaacatatcaAGCTAGTCCATTctgatttttgttttgcatgACAAAATCATTACTTGTTAAAGCagataattttatggaaatattttttttttttcagaCCTTAAAAAGGTTAAATACTTCAAGTAATTTACACATGAATTTTGGAAAACTATGTGAGAAACTAAATGTAAGGATCTAAACTAGCctatatttaaaaactaaatgaaaaataaaaggttttttattGTTGACCAGAGCAAAGGCTTGGCATTGCGTAGGGTCAGTTGTAGTGACAAATAAGTGCAACGGAGCTTACACTAGATATACAGTAGTTTACATCAATTTACTTGatatagttttattacttttcATTTGATTGTTAATTGGTATCAGCATTTTTAATTTCGTCTACAAAACTGTAATGCTTGAAGCAATTTCTGATGTAAGTTAAAATTTACTTGGTATGGCGAGacaatatttgctcaaatattACTTTGGTTATCGAAAAATCAAATACAGAGtcgatcataagtagaggtttgtcATGGGTTAAACCATAGATCAACTTTTCATATCCTCATAAAAATAGAGAATGAAAACCATAGATATACTCTTCATGTCCTTATAAAGTTGGGTTAAAAATCATAGATGTACTCTTCATATCCATATAAAATTGGGAATAAAAACCATagatatactttttatattctGATAAAATTGGGAATAAAAACCATAGATATACTTTTCAGATTTGTATAAATTTGGGAATAAAAACCATAGATATACTTTTCATATCCGTATAAAATTGAGAATAAAAACCATCGATATATGGATCCTCCTTCGAAATAAAAACCATCGAAACAcctttccatctatatataaatctcaaagtctgtcgttCGGTattttcagctatagctattaaaatctaggcaTGAAATATCTGTGCCATGTTGagtttgatctcagaacctcccattcatCAGGtgataacctaaccaattaagctacgttagatgcaatggattcattgggcgatatgagCCATTATTTCGGTTAAAATATGCAGAGCTCTCGGTGTTAcccaatgtcactaaagcttgctctcacggtttTTATTTGTAAGTTTAGCAATTCAAATcatagcttactcaaattagtcattagCAATATGCCAGGCTCATGGCAAGTgccaggcaactacattacccgtcactgtttataagctggtttttaatacccgtaTAATGCTGAGCATTTGGCCAGTATCTTTATAAAATAGAGAATAAAAATCATAGATATGCTTTTCATTTCCTTacaaaataaagaataaaaacCATGGAGCTACTCTTGATATGCTTACGGTATTGGTTCAGCTTACCATAAatctagcctgggcatggctctcgtaggggattgggagagagagcctgggacacatagcgaaaaaaaggtaagataacttctgcaaaactagcgacatatgttacatatgacgctcagactgatactaatggaagcgtgtcaTTAATttcagatctcacgatgtattagatgtggcgggTTTAAGAACCTATCGTCATGGtcacgtgacttgatctagtaaaaGGTCCAATgtttttgataggctgggtgGTTACGTAGTACCCcgtttgataataaaatgataaaaaccataggttactattctcttgcgttttcacgttagcagtttcatttcatatactGATCAAAAAATGGAGCGTTTCAAAATTACTATCAAAGCTAGACATAGTCACACTGAGATCAGAACAGTGTCAAGCTTCACAACTTATTATCGCAGGTTCtgaccaatttatagttctttCTACTGGCctcggaaagagtatttgctttcagatggcaccgttttgcagtggtaggtccgagttgttcataataactgtcgcgagtaatcataatactcgcgagtaaaataaaactgaaattactttttactagataaacttttctttactagcagcttgcaattcatttttgttgttctattgctatacgtttgctatgtttgtatttttattgtgatttttttcatttaattgatttaattttttgttatgctTAAATCAAAACAATTAATTGaatatatgaaataatataactcccgggattgatttattatgcaaccaacatttcatacttactaaccagcgtttgtttgctgccaattcagattaaaaataatacataatactcgcgtagatcataaataagaccgtcacatgatactcctttgGAAATatcgattgtgatattagcgactgcagaagtcgacttttagagttgtcttccccgcgtgttgttatgtgtcccaggctctctctcccaatcccccacgagagccatgcccaggttACCATAAAGCTGTCTCCCTTCATAGACTTACTACACTAAAGATAGAAGTCATAGATTTACTCCTTGTGCATGTGCATAATCAATATTCTGTATGGCCGCACATTATGTATGGCTACAGAGCATTTACAACATACTTGGCTTGTCTGAGATTGTTTTTTGTGATTTGGTAGCTTTATACCTGCTAGAGATTGTCAGGTTTGACACATTGTCAATTGGAGAACTTTGAACAAACTGGTTTCCACTGAACTATAATACCACGGTAGCTGTTGGTAGCTGTTGATTGGCCTGGTGAGAAGTATTTCAAACCCTTACATTCTTTGACAGATGGAGAGCATTGCACGAGACTTTGGAATGGTGGTAATAGTACGGGAAGGAAGTAATCCACAAAAGTACATATATGAGAGTGACATGCTATCCAAGTACACGCATAACATAGACATTGTTTATGATATGATAGGAGATGATCTGTCCTCTACTAAGATGAGGTGAGCATATCAATACCTAGCTATCATAAGACTCGTTTAGAAGTATGTCGACCAATTATATCAATACTTAGCTACGCAAAGACCGATTTAGAAATGTATCGACCAATCATATCAATATCTAGCTATTCTAAGACTAGCTTTGACGTATATCGACCTATCATATCAATACCTCGCTATCCTAAGACTGACTTAGTAGTATATCAACCAAGAAACCAGAGTTTCTAACCCGAGATATACAATGGTATTAAAAATAATGGACTGCTTTGAACTTGCTGAGATATCCATTGTTCCATTGTTTTTGAAGATTTATCCAATGGTCGATGGCAGCATTTTCATTTACAGTACTTTGCTGAATTAATAGTCCCATCAATAACTTGAAGCTGACCAGAACCAGAGGCAGCAAAACAACCCTAAATTATTACTGATGTCAGGTGACTGTGGGTAAAATGCACCTGGGCTTTGTGGTTGTGTGGGCATGTGCCTAAAGATCCTCTTGGCAGATATGATAGAGAACCAGGTGGAGCAGAAACCGCCTTGTAGAAATGTGCAGTCTGTCATGCTCAGATAACAGTTTATTCAAGGTCGATCAATGCACCTCATTTTTTAACTCCAGCTAAACCTAATTGAATTAGTTGATGTGAATGATTAATATTGCTGGGGTTTTCTCTCCTTTACTTCCTATAAAATGCTGTTCGATATTCCTATGCTGATTGACCAACTAAACTGAGTTTTTTAAGCTGTTTTTGGTTATCCTTTTTTTAGAATGACTAGAAATAATTAGTGACTAGCTTCTTGTCGCTAGTAACTTTCGACAACATAAAGCAAGCGCTCGTTGCTAACGGATTAACCAGCtttatagtatatgtatagcGTTACAAAAGCATTTTGAATCTAGACAAGCCAATTCAATCTAGTGCCAATGCCTTCTGAAGTACCTTTCATTGCTACAGAACATCGACCTCTATAGCCAGGATTATAAAGCGTTTGAATAGTGTCAGTCGTCAGAGTCTCATGCGTCTCATCGTTTAAATAAAGATCATTTGTAGCGGAAACTGCTGAGAAAATTTTTCTCACAAAGTATCGATAAGACTAGCTATATGGCATGTAAATAAATCCATCATGAAAAAACAACTTTATGAAGTTGGGTGACAGGAAAGTTACCTATAAGCAAAACTGTTTCTGtcattcattgactgtctagtAGGTGCTTGTCAAAGTTTATATTCTTGGCAGGTTAAAATGTCTAACGCTGCCCTCTTACAGTGCTTTGTAGCTGGATTGCCATAACCAATACATAGGCCatcaaacctctatttgaacgccatggcgctctctttttcaacccttttcttaGAGTGGCGCTTtgttagaggtgacgttcaaataaaggctagAATTGTATTTTTGCCAATATATGTTTATGTTCTCTTCTGCTGGTCAAGTGGTGAATGTTGCTCATGAGCATGAGAAAGCACGTATGAATTTGAAAACTTAGAATTATAGGAATGTCTATAGCTCTGAGCAAAGCTCATCATTTTCCGCTGTTATAGCTTCATATTCTTGTTTACAAAGTTGAAATATCAATCGTGCTGCTATCTTACTGAGACTTCTGTATCTGTACAGGAGGGCTATAAAGAGGAACGAGAGTGTAAAATACCTTACACCAGACGCCGTCATAGACTACATTCAGAAACATAAGCTCTACAATTCTCAATATCAGCCCGGAAATTTGTTTCCAGAAAGCAGTTGACTTTACCAGAAAGGTGCTGACACTGCCAGAGAGGCCCTGACTTTACCAGCGCTCACTGCCTCGTATCTACGTACGATCGCACTTTACGTAACTGTTTGTTGGAATGCCCAATCTTGAGAGGCACCACTTCTACTATATTCAGCACATCGCATGGCTGTTACAGGGCATGGTATCTCCATCAGCTATGTATGTAGACTAGGCTAATCTTTGAAATATTGTTTGCTCTTTCAATGGGCTGTTTGGTGATTTGAAATTGCTCAATTAGTAAcctataaaattttgataatcAGTATTTCTTACACAGTTGTGTTCAGGTTTTTCATaagtttttgtttgaaaatttgaaGGCATTTCATGTGGTTTGTTGGTGGCAGACTGTTGAGTATAGTATTTTGCATTGTTTGGCAGCAGCTCAATAATTAGTAAATCGCTGCCTGGTTTTCATAAGCACGTCTCTCGATGACGTTACAATTTATTAATGGGAATAACAAGAATGACACAAGCATTGATATTCGTAAGGACTTTGTGTGTTGAGTTAACTCTGTTGACTAGGGCAGAAAGGCACAGACTTGTAGCTGATGTTGCAGCTACTGTTTTAATGctgaaattattaattttatacaatttttacaaCTCCGCCAGTCTTGTCTGTTAAATATTTGTGCGATTATTCTACAAATCCAATGGGCGGTACCATGCTGAAAGTTGAGAGTTTGAAACCCATTCGATTCAATCATTCATACTAACTCACAACCATGGCATTGGAAAGGTGGACACgactctcattatagtaaaggctagtTGAATGCCCAGCACTGCATAAGTAcgtaatagaataattaaatTATGTAATGAATTTAAGTAATTTCCCTGGAaagctaaatctttactaaaacaatacccatGTTTTGGaccagcttaacaatcgttacaCGGTGTAaaggtcaacagtgctagtcaTTAATCCCAAGCAAGTGCTTTAAgcgtatcttaaccaatgtaatggcTATTTGCCCAATTAATCCATTGCATTCTTTGTAGCATAGGTCCCAAGATCAAATCTGGTGGTGGACGAAGTTATCATatctagattttaattgctgttAATGAACACAGGGgttaacaaaaaatacaaacactgagatttatatatggaTATAGATTAGTATAAAGAAATGAATATTTGTGTCATATTGTTTCCAATTTGTATAACATTACATAATGGTGATGTCTGCTTTCTAGTCAGAGTGAATTGTAAAATTATGAGTTAATCGTCTTACACTGGAATTGGTTGAAGTTTGTAGTACAAAGAGTATGAGGTCTAGTCATAGACTTACCAACACTACATTTCCTTGAGCGAATTCATTTGATATAACTGGGAGTTACAATGAGTTATATACACAAGTCTGAACAGAAGAACATTCCCAGCCAGCCGAGAAACAATGAGATTAAACTGGTGTTCCCATTTTAATACACCATCCGATGAGACTCACAGAAAAGCGGGGTCATTTCTGGAGATAAACATTCCTATTATTTGCCATAAAATGTTGCAAGAAAAATATGTTGTGTGTAAAATTGACAAAAGCGTTTGACAGAGTTGTCATTGTCAAagtttattttgattaaaaatgccTTATAAAAATGAAGTTTCACAGAAGTTAATATCCTTGTAACCTGCATGAATGATTGCATGTAATTAATGGAATTAATTTAGTGTCTATGCATGAAGTTATAGACATAAGACAACCTCTATGTTGAGGAATGCAAAACATAAATATAGCCGCTGGTCTGTCCTCCTGAATTTACATTTGTGATATATTTTAGAGAGAACACGAGCTAGTTCAAATTTCACATGATTTTCTATCAGCACCATTTGAGTAAATTAGGCtgttaaaacaatttttgttataaGGCAGCTACAAagactatatattatatgtatagaaATGATACAATAATTCTTAATAAAAGATACTTGCGTATGTCAGCTCTTTATCAATGTACGGGTTCAGCTAAtacctttgtaatatttttgtttcacagACTTTCGGAACGAGTAATGGCTTTATATTAATCTGATCACGAATATTTTAATGACCCCCACTTTaaccaatcataataaatggctTTTATGTTAAAGAACAATAGCTTCCTGATCAAACGCTAAGCCGCCATTCCTTCATTTGGCTTTATGTTTGAGAAGTCAATACAGATTTAATTTGGTTTAGCAAATAAATTTGTTCAAAGCCATGCAGTATGAAGTCGGCGCCAATCAATACGCAGACACTCTGTCTCATAAATACAGGTACACTACAGAGTACACGTGAGTAAGGGACTGCTGCTCAGTGCTGACACATTCAGAGCGGAGGTAAGTAGCAGGATATGGTATGTAAGTGCCAGGGCATCAGTGAGGATGTAAGTATGTTAGCAAGTGTAGGGCGTAACGAGTGATGAACTATAGGCACAGATTCAGTGCCAAGGCAGGGTTAGTGAATGAGTATGTCTTGTAAGTGTAGGTACATCAATTAGTGAAAGAATATGTCTTGTAGGTACAGGTAGACCAGTGAGTGAAAGAGTATGTCTTGTAAGTGTAGGTACATCAATGAGTGAAAGATAGTAAGAAGTATTTACTAGTAGAACAGTGAGTGGAAGTGAGTGAAAGATGTGGGGCTTGATGTCATGTCCTAGACAGACTATTTTGCATGGGAACTGTGGAAGATTGACTTACTTGCACCATAGGCTATCTTTAAAATGCAGCACTATAACTTCATGTAGGTATAGCATAGCTATACCTGTGCAAAGCTTAGGGTTTTCACATATACATGGGAACATTTTACTAGTACTGCTAGGCTAGAGCTTAGGTGATATATAACAGGCATCTGTTGACGTGCCACTAAGAAGGCACCCAGCTCTACCATCTGGTTGCATACAATAGGCACTGATTGCATGCGCTATGTAATGCATGCATTGTAGTGCATACATAATGCACTATGTAGTGCACTATGCTACTGTATGAGCTGTCATTTGCTTGAACTATGTAGTGCATGCAAATGGTAGCTCATGCATTAATGTACATATGATAGCTCTAAAATAGTGCCTCATTTCTAATTTAGTCTGCCAAAGAGCTATTCACAGTTAAATAAAGTTTCTTTGATACCATAAGTCGCATGAATTATTGCTTATTGACCTCCATTCAAAAAGCATATGAGAACTTATAGAGGTAATAGAAAGGTTTTAGAGGATAATAAAAAGATAATAGAGGTTTTTATAGAGGTAATAGAAAAGATTCTGAGATGGCGACAACCATACGTTCATCTGTTCGACCGGAAAGCTCAAAGCAGCCCTGGGGAACAATACTGAAACCAAGTTTTGGAATGGGTTATCAGAAGATGACTAAGTTTGAACTAGAACAGAGTATGAACAGACTGTACACTACAAAATCTTATCGTGAAAGGGAATACCATAGACATCAAGGTAGACCAATGAGCTCTTCACAAATAGAAACCATGGTAAGACTCTTTCAATATGGTATGTTTATGGTCATCATTGTTTCATCAAAGGTCTCACAGTTTTAATATAAGCAGTGATTGTACAAAGTTAACTCAAGGTTAAACATCTCAATTGTACAGAGTTGATTGTACACTATGATCTACTGACAAGGTCAAGCTTCCATGATAGTTTAAACCATGATACGCCTATTTATCTATTATGGTTAATGGATATCTCAAATTAGCCGGTTTGAACTCATTAGTTATTCAGAGCATGTTCAATTGCTATCATGGTTGTACAGTGACAGCAAGCAAGAAGGCTAtaccaaaaaacaaatgaaaatataagAATTTTCAGATATTATTCTATTTACTCACCCctgatttaaatttttaaaatattaaaaaccttTAAAAGGTTCATTAGAATTTTATTATGACCTAGGCCTCTCTCACAAACTGAATATTCCGatgcttttttattattaaacatttttatagagtGTGGCAAcggttttataaaatatattatgaacgattaaaatcaacaaaacagtgttgaaaaactgttgtttttaatAAGGAAAGATAACAATAGTAGGAATTTTAAATGTAACAAAATCACTTGCTGACATGAAATTGGAGCTGTCTTCTTTTTAACAAAAAGGTAATTTTATCTGAGTGTTTCTTTTGTTTTACATGAAGTTCGGTTTTGTGTGCGTGAAATCTTGGGTTGATTTTCAATCAGAGTCATTGTACTTGTATAGACGGCATTTCCTCCCTTAGCAAACAGTGTCAGAACCTATGTAAACAAACAATAATATCCATTTTACACCCCAATCATGAACGTTTAGTTTCTGTATGTTTTGCAGTATTCGAAATTTGACATAGCAACGTAGATGGCAGCAGTAAATGGGTCATCGCTTCATATAAGTCTGTGTTTGTTTCATCTAGTTtgaattaaaaattgatttttaggTGAGTAGATTGACTGAAGATGGCGGCAAAAAAGCTCCAGACACAAACAGAACTCAACGGAACTCGATTTACAGAGAGATGGGTCCTGTAAACTCGTATGCATGGAAAGGCTACAATTGACCTCATTCACTAACAAAAACTTGCTATAAGAAAGCTTCTACAAGTAACGCGAATAAAGAACCTTTCCACACACTTGTGTCAGCTTTAGTAGGCCTACACGTATTTGTAACTGGTCACCCAGTTTTCACTCTCCTCGAACTCTGTGATGGCAAACTTATTTAATATAAatctattataattaaattgcAATATTATTGAATTGATACTTTTAGATATCAATATGTAcactattttttaatattattatccaTTAAAATATAGTTAAAATTTACAACCATTTACTTTGTGAGCACAATTATATTTGTAAAACAGCGAGTTTTTTTAGCCAAATGGATTTGTTAAGTATAGAAATGGAATGAGCATAAACGAGTTGGGTAGTTAGGAAATGt
The sequence above is drawn from the Watersipora subatra chromosome 5, tzWatSuba1.1, whole genome shotgun sequence genome and encodes:
- the LOC137397465 gene encoding uncharacterized protein, which codes for MATTIRSSVRPESSKQPWGTILKPSFGMGYQKMTKFELEQSMNRLYTTKSYREREYHRHQGRPMSSSQIETMVSRLTEDGGKKAPDTNRTQRNSIYREMGPVNSYAWKGYN